Part of the Lysobacter enzymogenes genome is shown below.
GTAGGCCGTTCGTACTTGCGCTCACGGACGAGCGTGGTCGGCAACCTCGCGCTTTCTCGTTGAGCGGTGCATCGGCATTCGCCGCTATGCACGAATGTGTCGGGCCGCTATAAAAGACATTCGAACCACCCAGGCCCGGCGACGGCTCTGGGCCGCCACTGCGCAGAGGGGGCGCCAGTGAACGACAAGGTCAAGAATTACTGCGATTCCTGCGGGCAGGACACGCACCACAGCATCGAAGGCGTCCATCGCCTCACCACGGACCCGGATATCTACCACTGCATGACCGAACATGCGGTGGTGAAATGCTGCGGCTGCGACACCGTGTCGTTTCGTAAGGCCTTCCACGATTACGAAGGGGCTTATCCCGATGAGTACAACGAGTGGAACGTGCCCATCACGGTCGAAAACTACCCGCCTGCCAGAGCCGGAAGCGTCGACATCCGTCACTTGCCGGAGATCGTCGAGAGCATCTACAGCGAAACCTGCAGCGCGTACAAGAGCGGGGCACGGATTCTCGCCGGCATCGGCTTCCGCGCCACGATCGAAGCGATCTGCAACGACCAGGAGATCGGCGGCAAAGAGCTTAGCGCCCGTATCAACAACCTGGCGTCCAAGGGCCTGATCTCCAAGAAGGATTCGGGGCGCCTGCACTCGATCCGATTCCTCGGCAACGACGCCGCCCACGACATCAAAATACCGTCGGACCGGTCGCTTCAAGCAGCGCTGGTCATCGTCGAGCACCTGATGACGACGGTGTACGTCCTGGACCA
Proteins encoded:
- a CDS encoding DUF4145 domain-containing protein — its product is MNDKVKNYCDSCGQDTHHSIEGVHRLTTDPDIYHCMTEHAVVKCCGCDTVSFRKAFHDYEGAYPDEYNEWNVPITVENYPPARAGSVDIRHLPEIVESIYSETCSAYKSGARILAGIGFRATIEAICNDQEIGGKELSARINNLASKGLISKKDSGRLHSIRFLGNDAAHDIKIPSDRSLQAALVIVEHLMTTVYVLDQESKDALDALIEDFPKFEALLNGKLDDFAAGDEYPLQKYLGKDSRLIAGKKLEKLLHAAIGKGEFKRLKFGKRAKFLDFPEELQHYIVVDPA